In Salmo trutta chromosome 16, fSalTru1.1, whole genome shotgun sequence, a genomic segment contains:
- the LOC115150643 gene encoding nuclear ubiquitous casein and cyclin-dependent kinase substrate 1 → MSRPVRNKKVVNYSQFQESDDADEEYGRNSDKPKKPRAAPREVKRKRSKNSQEDSEDSDEKLSKSKNDSADDFGSDEGNDFGEEDDEDGGSDFEAKRGKKGKTAKVAKPAKRTPKRKRPADDSDEEVSRKVRTVRQAATKAVSKQREILLGDGGSEDEEREDQEEAFPDPDESGSDEDFMVEDDDDSDYGRSKSKRSSKKVIRRSRPERKEKKSPKPRLKATVTPSPMKGKGKGRPSAAKAPEKSSPKEEEEEEPESPLEEEEEEEEEEEEVVKKDSSPAPKKTKETPGKEKKEKEDAEEEEEEEEDGSEEDAPSGED, encoded by the exons ATGTCAAGACCAGTGAG GAACAAGAAGGTGGTGAATTACTCACAATTCCAAGAGTCTGATGATGCAG ATGAGGAATATGGGAGGAACTCAGACAAGCCTAAGAAGCCTCGTGCGGCTCCTCGTGAGGTGAAGCGCAAGCGTTCAAAGAACTCGCAGGAGGACAG TGAGGATTCTGATGAAAAGCTCTCAAAATCCAAAAATGATTCAGCAG ATGACTTTGGTAGTGATGAAGGCAACGACTTTGGAGAGGAGGATGACGAGGATGGAGGGAGTGACTTTGAAGCTAAACGAGGGAAAAAGGGAAAAACGGCCAAGGTGGCAAAGCCCGCTAAGAGGACACCCAAGAGAAAACGACCTGCTG ATGACAGTGATGAGGAGGTGAGTCGTAAGGTGCGTACGGTGCGCCAGGCTGCCACCAAGGCCGTGTCCAAACAGAGAGAAATCCTGCTGGGAGACGGGGGCAGCGAGGACGAGGAACGCGAAGACCAAGAGGAGGCCTTCCCAGACC ctgatgagTCGGGCAGTGATGAAGACTTCATggttgaggatgatgatgatagtgactACGGCCGCTCCAAGAGCAAGAGGAGCAGCAAGAAGGTGATCAGACGGAGCAggccggagaggaaggagaagaaatCCCCCAAACCAAGACTAAAGGCCACCG TGACCCCCAGCCCAATGAAAGGAAAGGGTAAAGGTCGCCCAAGCGCCGCCAAGGCCCCAGAGAAGAGCTCGCccaaagaggaggaagaggaggagccagagagccctctggaggaggaagaagaagaagaagaggaggaggaggaggtggtgaagAAAGACTCCTCCCCCGCTCCCAAGAAAACAAAGGAGACACCTGGGAAGGAGAAGAAGGAAAAGGAAGAcgccgaggaggaggaggaagaggaggaggacggttCGGAAGAGGACGCGCCCTCTGGGGAAGACTAG